TCTGGAGGACAAGTGGGCGGCCAGGGAAACATATCTGGTATCTATAGGTCCGGCTGGTGAGAAATCAGTCCCATTGGCGAACATCGTAAATGACGGCTTTCTGTCCGTTGGCGGGGCCGGAATTGGCGCGGTCATGGGTTCCAAAAACCTTAAAGCCATTGCTGTTAAAGGAAGCCATTCCCTGTCAGTAGCAGACGGTGATCGGTTTGTGCGGGTAGTCACCAACCTGATCAATAAGTTAAATAGCGCCCCCTTTACCTCACAATCCATGCGGGCCTGGGGATCCGCCTTTTTTACAGGCATCTGTTATCAAAAGGGGGTACTCCCTTACAGAAATTTTCAGGCGGCCGCTTTTCCGGAATCAAAGGATATCGGGACCGAGGCCCTGTCCAACGCCTTTGCCTTGAGAAGCAGGGGGTGTTTTGCCTGCCCCATCGCCTGCATCAAGAAGACCGACGTGAGTAATCCCCTTTTTAGAGCTAAAGGCATGGCGCCCACTTATCTGGCTATCGGAGCCCTTGGGCTGAACTGTGGTGTCACCGACCTGACCACCATTGGATTGGCCAATATGATCTGCGCCGAAATGGGCCTGGATCCCATAGCAGCAGGAGGGACCGTGGCTACAGCCATGGAATTGGTGGAAAAAGGGTTTACTGACAGAGACGCCCTTAAGCTTGAATTAAGGTTTGGACAAGGAGAAGATCTCCTTCAGGCCTTGACGCTTATGGCCACAAAAAAGGGGCATGCCAAGAGAATAGGAAAAGGGGGAGATGCCCTGGCCAAGGAATATGGCCAGTCGAAACGCTTTATGGGCGTCAAGGGAATGCCCGTGGCCCCTTTTGATCCCAGGTGTATTCAGGGCATGGGTCTCCATTTTGCCACATGCAATTACGGACCCCATCATCTTTACGCATACACCTTTTTTGAGGAGGTGTTGAATGTGCACGAGGGATTGGATCCCTGGAGTACGGAGGGCAAACCTGAACTGGTAAAACAATACCAGGATATGACTGCTATCATGGACTCCCTTGGTCTTTGCAACTGGACACTGATGGGGCTCAAG
This portion of the Deltaproteobacteria bacterium genome encodes:
- a CDS encoding aldehyde ferredoxin oxidoreductase family protein produces the protein MYGCTGRCLRVNLSKGKHSVEEIDPELLGKFVGGRGLGVKVLSDEVDPKTDPLGPENKLIFVSGPLVGTGAVTGASCNAVTKSALSGAIACAKMRGHFGAELKFAGLDMIIIEGKAESPVILSILDNKINIRPALESWGRTTSETEVVFKKSLEDKWAARETYLVSIGPAGEKSVPLANIVNDGFLSVGGAGIGAVMGSKNLKAIAVKGSHSLSVADGDRFVRVVTNLINKLNSAPFTSQSMRAWGSAFFTGICYQKGVLPYRNFQAAAFPESKDIGTEALSNAFALRSRGCFACPIACIKKTDVSNPLFRAKGMAPTYLAIGALGLNCGVTDLTTIGLANMICAEMGLDPIAAGGTVATAMELVEKGFTDRDALKLELRFGQGEDLLQALTLMATKKGHAKRIGKGGDALAKEYGQSKRFMGVKGMPVAPFDPRCIQGMGLHFATCNYGPHHLYAYTFFEEVLNVHEGLDPWSTEGKPELVKQYQDMTAIMDSLGLCNWTLMGLKFNNFVPMINSCLGTEYRAEDLLRIGDRIWNQERLFNIWAGFDHTHDTLPGRFFDEPIQDGPAQGQVSKVDEMLPAYYELRGWSERGQPLTETLKALGL